A genome region from Thermoanaerobaculia bacterium includes the following:
- the frr gene encoding ribosome recycling factor, whose amino-acid sequence MKAIHQEAETKMKLAVEHMHAELKRLRTGRATLGLLDGVTVDYFGTPTPLKQVATLTVVDATMLMAQPWDAKQIPAIERALQKSDLGLNPMSDGKTVRIPIPQPTEERRKELVKKAHEIAEHARTGIRAARREANDKLKKLEKEHELGQDDERRALEEIQKLHDREIDEVAKVLEHKEKDIMTV is encoded by the coding sequence ATGAAGGCGATTCACCAGGAAGCCGAAACGAAGATGAAGCTGGCGGTCGAGCACATGCATGCCGAGCTCAAGCGGCTGCGGACGGGCCGTGCGACGCTCGGGCTCCTCGACGGGGTGACCGTCGACTACTTTGGCACGCCGACGCCATTGAAGCAGGTCGCCACGCTGACCGTGGTCGACGCGACGATGCTGATGGCGCAGCCCTGGGACGCCAAGCAGATCCCGGCGATCGAACGGGCGCTGCAGAAGTCGGACTTGGGGCTCAATCCGATGAGCGACGGCAAGACCGTGCGGATCCCGATTCCGCAGCCGACCGAGGAGCGCCGCAAGGAGCTCGTCAAGAAGGCGCACGAGATCGCCGAGCACGCCCGCACCGGCATCCGCGCGGCGCGGCGCGAGGCGAACGACAAGCTGAAGAAGCTCGAGAAGGAGCACGAGCTCGGGCAGGACGACGAACGCCGTGCCCTGGAAGAGATCCAGAAGCTCCACGACCGCGAGATCGACGAGGTCGCGAAGGTCCTCGAGCACAAGGAAAAAGACATCATGACGGTCTGA